The proteins below come from a single Zea mays cultivar B73 chromosome 8, Zm-B73-REFERENCE-NAM-5.0, whole genome shotgun sequence genomic window:
- the LOC109941554 gene encoding protein INVOLVED IN DE NOVO 2 isoform X1, translating to MDYTSDGDSEVEAYGSSTFELLESGDLKMMSDEGLYRCPFCSDDEKDHSLNDLLQHASIVGAAHDRQAKEKADHRALARHLKGKPVESPGALLQPMLMDVQDPEHTQDEQFVWPWMAILVNMPNEFFGKSANRLKEHYSSFRPVKVHPVYSKGRPTRDAVIEFGNDWRGFRNARAFDGHFAMKGYSKNCWKEMKCGGTETVGWMARADDYNSLGAIGELLRKNGDLKTLKDIGSEGANKTERLLSNLACKVKEKEIYLEKLESEYNKRSASLNIMMQKREQRLQSYNQEILKMRKLGQQNTQRVVEENWKLQSNIQDMVDELDARNKQIEESEHDKRNLEQEKLKNAMRTSHLRLAALEQEKAGENVQKLVDKQTRETKTILDDFLRLNTQLEMRQKLELEIKHLSGKLHLMELKPGDEDPISREKMAKLKEELKEKIEELNDAENYNQDIISRESKISDELREARELMINALQSLSGSSDCPTQIGVKKVGELDLSVFLNLCKRKFPAVDAEVESARLCSKWQNDIENPEWHPFKVIIVDGKVSEALNEGDKKLQEVKELGEEPYAAVTKALTELKDGNGGRRDPFPELWNYHLDRKAKTVEAVRHALALWKASKTKGKRSR from the exons ATGGACTACACATCAGATGGAGATTCTGAGGTTGAAGCTTATGGATCCAGCACTTTTGAGCTTCTGGAATCAGGAGATTTAAAAATGATGAGTGATGAAGGCTTGTACCGATGCCCCTTTTGTTCAGATGACGAGAAGGACCACAGTCTAAATGATCTGCTGCAGCATGCCTCTATTGTAGGAGCTGCACATGATCGGCAAGCCAAAGAGAAGGCGGACCACCGTGCTCTTGCAAGGCATTTGAAGGGTAAGCCGGTTGAATCACCTGGCGCACTTTTGCAGCCAATGCTTATGGATGTGCAGGATCCTGAGCATACTCAAGATGAGCAATTTGTTTGGCCCTGGATGGCTATCCTAGTCAATATGCCAAATGAATTCTTCGGTAAAAGTGCGAACCGACTGAAGGAGCATTACTCATCTTTTCGTCCAGTGAAAGTGCATCCTGTATATAGCAAAGGTCGTCCCACGCGTGATGCTGTCATTGAGTTCGGGAATGACTGGAGAGGTTTTAGGAACGCACGGGCCTTTGATGGTCACTTTGCGATGAAAGGGTACAGTAAAAATTGCTGGAAGGAGATGAAGTGTGGAGGTACAGAGACTGTTGGGTGGATGGCAAGGGCTGATGACTACAATTCTCTAGGGGCAATAGGTGAACTACTGAGAAAAAATGGTGACCTGAAAACATTAAAAGATATTGGGAGTGAAGGGGCAAATAAAACCGAAAGACTTCTGTCCAATTTGGCCTGCAAAGTTAAAGAAAAGGAAATTTATTTAGAGAAACTTGAGTCTGAGTACAACAAGCGTTCTGCTTCACTTAACATAATGATGCAGAAGAGGGAGCAACGACTCCAGTCATACAATCAAG AAATCCTGAAGATGAGAAAGCTTGGTCAACAAAACACACAAAGAGTTGTTGAGGAGAACTGGAAGCTACAGTCCAATATCCAGGACATGGTGGATGAGCTTGATGCAAGAAACAAACAAATCGAGGAGTCAGAACATGACAAACGGAATCTTGAGCAGGAGAAGCTAAAG AATGCAATGAGGACCAGTCATCTTAGGTTGGCTGCATTGGAGCAAGAGAAAGCTGGTGAAAATGTTCAAAAGCTTGTGGATAAACAAACG AGAGAAACAAAAACTATTCTAGACGATTTTTTGAGGTTGAACACTCAGTTGGAGATGAGGCAGAAACTTGAACTGGAAATAAAGCACTTGAGCGGGAAACTGCACCTGATGGAGCTCAAGCCAGGTGATGAAGACCCGATATCGAGAGAGAAAATGGCTAAACTAAAGGAGGAGCTCAAAGAGAAGATCGAAGAACTGAACGATGCGGAAAACTACAACCAAGATATAATCAGTAGGGAAAGCAAGATCAGTGATGAGCTGCGAGAAGCTCGAGAATTGATGATAAAT GCTCTGCAGAGTTTGTCTGGATCCTCAGACTGCCCTACACAGATAGGCGTCAAGAAAGTTGGTGAACTTGACCTCAGTGTGTTTCTAAACCTGTGCAAGCGGAAGTTTCCAGCAGTGGATGCAGAAGTTGAAAGTGCTAGACTTTGTTCAAAGTGGCAGAATGACATTGAAAATCCTGAATGGCATCCTTTCAAGGTTATTATTGTTGATGGAAAAGTGTCG GAAGCACTCAATGAGGGTGACAAGAAGCTCCAAGAAGTAAAGGAGCTCGGTGAGGAACCCTATGCTGCAGTAACAAAGGCGCTGACGGAGCTGAAGGACGGCAATGGCGGCAGGAGGGATCCTTTCCCTGAGCTGTGGAACTACCACTTGGATCGGAAAGCAAAGACGGTGGAAGCAGTTCGGCATGCTTTGGCGCTTTGGAAAGCAAGCAAGACGAAGGGCAAGCGAAGCCGCTGA
- the LOC109941554 gene encoding protein INVOLVED IN DE NOVO 2 isoform X2: MVTSFSYCACYWFVSFRSQGCLPFPLPSGMDYTSDGDSEVEAYGSSTFELLESGDLKMMSDEGLYRCPFCSDDEKDHSLNDLLQHASIVGAAHDRQAKEKADHRALARHLKGKPVESPGALLQPMLMDVQDPEHTQDEQFVWPWMAILVNMPNEFFGKSANRLKEHYSSFRPVKVHPVYSKGRPTRDAVIEFGNDWRGFRNARAFDGHFAMKGYSKNCWKEMKCGGTETVGWMARADDYNSLGAIGELLRKNGDLKTLKDIGSEGANKTERLLSNLACKVKEKEIYLEKLESEYNKRSASLNIMMQKREQRLQSYNQEILKMRKLGQQNTQRVVEENWKLQSNIQDMVDELDARNKQIEESEHDKRNLEQEKLKNAMRTSHLRLAALEQEKAGENVQKLVDKQTRETKTILDDFLRLNTQLEMRQKLELEIKHLSGKLHLMELKPGDEDPISREKMAKLKEELKEKIEELNDAENYNQDIISRESKISDELREARELMINALQSLSGSSDCPTQIGVKKVGELDLSVFLNLCKRKFPAVDAEVESARLCSKWQNDIENPEWHPFKVIIVDGKVSEALNEGDKKLQEVKELGEEPYAAVTKALTELKDGNGGRRDPFPELWNYHLDRKAKTVEAVRHALALWKASKTKGKRSR; encoded by the exons ATGGTAACATCATTTTCATACTGTGCTTGCTACTGGTTTGTATCCTTCAGGTCTCAAGGTTGTTTGCCTTTTCCCTTGCCTTCAGGAATGGACTACACATCAGATGGAGATTCTGAGGTTGAAGCTTATGGATCCAGCACTTTTGAGCTTCTGGAATCAGGAGATTTAAAAATGATGAGTGATGAAGGCTTGTACCGATGCCCCTTTTGTTCAGATGACGAGAAGGACCACAGTCTAAATGATCTGCTGCAGCATGCCTCTATTGTAGGAGCTGCACATGATCGGCAAGCCAAAGAGAAGGCGGACCACCGTGCTCTTGCAAGGCATTTGAAGGGTAAGCCGGTTGAATCACCTGGCGCACTTTTGCAGCCAATGCTTATGGATGTGCAGGATCCTGAGCATACTCAAGATGAGCAATTTGTTTGGCCCTGGATGGCTATCCTAGTCAATATGCCAAATGAATTCTTCGGTAAAAGTGCGAACCGACTGAAGGAGCATTACTCATCTTTTCGTCCAGTGAAAGTGCATCCTGTATATAGCAAAGGTCGTCCCACGCGTGATGCTGTCATTGAGTTCGGGAATGACTGGAGAGGTTTTAGGAACGCACGGGCCTTTGATGGTCACTTTGCGATGAAAGGGTACAGTAAAAATTGCTGGAAGGAGATGAAGTGTGGAGGTACAGAGACTGTTGGGTGGATGGCAAGGGCTGATGACTACAATTCTCTAGGGGCAATAGGTGAACTACTGAGAAAAAATGGTGACCTGAAAACATTAAAAGATATTGGGAGTGAAGGGGCAAATAAAACCGAAAGACTTCTGTCCAATTTGGCCTGCAAAGTTAAAGAAAAGGAAATTTATTTAGAGAAACTTGAGTCTGAGTACAACAAGCGTTCTGCTTCACTTAACATAATGATGCAGAAGAGGGAGCAACGACTCCAGTCATACAATCAAG AAATCCTGAAGATGAGAAAGCTTGGTCAACAAAACACACAAAGAGTTGTTGAGGAGAACTGGAAGCTACAGTCCAATATCCAGGACATGGTGGATGAGCTTGATGCAAGAAACAAACAAATCGAGGAGTCAGAACATGACAAACGGAATCTTGAGCAGGAGAAGCTAAAG AATGCAATGAGGACCAGTCATCTTAGGTTGGCTGCATTGGAGCAAGAGAAAGCTGGTGAAAATGTTCAAAAGCTTGTGGATAAACAAACG AGAGAAACAAAAACTATTCTAGACGATTTTTTGAGGTTGAACACTCAGTTGGAGATGAGGCAGAAACTTGAACTGGAAATAAAGCACTTGAGCGGGAAACTGCACCTGATGGAGCTCAAGCCAGGTGATGAAGACCCGATATCGAGAGAGAAAATGGCTAAACTAAAGGAGGAGCTCAAAGAGAAGATCGAAGAACTGAACGATGCGGAAAACTACAACCAAGATATAATCAGTAGGGAAAGCAAGATCAGTGATGAGCTGCGAGAAGCTCGAGAATTGATGATAAAT GCTCTGCAGAGTTTGTCTGGATCCTCAGACTGCCCTACACAGATAGGCGTCAAGAAAGTTGGTGAACTTGACCTCAGTGTGTTTCTAAACCTGTGCAAGCGGAAGTTTCCAGCAGTGGATGCAGAAGTTGAAAGTGCTAGACTTTGTTCAAAGTGGCAGAATGACATTGAAAATCCTGAATGGCATCCTTTCAAGGTTATTATTGTTGATGGAAAAGTGTCG GAAGCACTCAATGAGGGTGACAAGAAGCTCCAAGAAGTAAAGGAGCTCGGTGAGGAACCCTATGCTGCAGTAACAAAGGCGCTGACGGAGCTGAAGGACGGCAATGGCGGCAGGAGGGATCCTTTCCCTGAGCTGTGGAACTACCACTTGGATCGGAAAGCAAAGACGGTGGAAGCAGTTCGGCATGCTTTGGCGCTTTGGAAAGCAAGCAAGACGAAGGGCAAGCGAAGCCGCTGA